One Cellulomonas sp. NS3 genomic region harbors:
- the rnpA gene encoding ribonuclease P protein component: protein MRSSPLVGARVARSSRPDASPVLPAAHRMRRPAEFERAVRRGARGGRESLVVHLVTETDPGPGPVVGLVVSKGVGNAVTRNRVKRRLRALVRERLATMPADAGVVVRALPPAAVRDYAALGEDLDIALKVAAKRARQRAGA, encoded by the coding sequence GTGCGATCCTCGCCGCTCGTCGGCGCAAGGGTCGCACGGAGCTCTCGGCCTGACGCCTCTCCGGTGCTGCCTGCCGCGCACCGGATGCGCCGTCCCGCCGAGTTCGAGCGGGCGGTGCGCCGCGGTGCGCGTGGCGGACGTGAGTCGCTCGTCGTGCACCTCGTGACTGAGACCGACCCCGGACCTGGTCCGGTGGTCGGTCTCGTCGTGTCCAAGGGCGTCGGCAACGCCGTGACGCGGAACCGGGTCAAGCGGCGTCTGCGCGCGCTCGTGCGCGAGCGGCTCGCGACGATGCCGGCGGACGCAGGCGTCGTCGTGCGTGCGCTGCCTCCCGCGGCGGTGCGCGACTACGCGGCGCTCGGCGAGGACCTCGACATCGCGCTCAAGGTCGCCGCCAAGCGTGCCCGACAGCGCGCCGGCGCTTGA
- the rpmH gene encoding 50S ribosomal protein L34 produces MSKRTFQPNNRRRAKTHGFRLRMRTRAGRAILAARRRKGRTELSA; encoded by the coding sequence GTGAGCAAGCGGACCTTCCAGCCGAACAACCGGCGCCGCGCCAAGACGCACGGCTTCCGTCTGCGCATGCGCACGCGCGCCGGCCGTGCGATCCTCGCCGCTCGTCGGCGCAAGGGTCGCACGGAGCTCTCGGCCTGA